In the Clostridium gelidum genome, AAGATATTTAAGTTTTTAGTATTAGTATATTACTCTTCTTTAACTTGCATTTTTATCTCCAAACAAAACAAAAAATGTTTTAAATATTAATTTTACATCAATTATAATATTTCTTTCTTTTACATATTTAACATCTAATTTCATCCACTCTTCAAATTCAATGTCGTTTCTTCCTGCTACTTGCCAATAGCAAGTTAGTCCCGGCTTAACATTTAATCTTTTCAACATCCATTCTTCAAATTCTTTAACTTCATTTGGAAGGGATGGTCTTGGCCCTACGATACTCATTTCGCCTTTTAAAATATTAACTAGCTGTGGCAATTCATCTATACTTGTCCTTCTAATAAACCTTCCTACGTTGGTTATTCTAGGATCATTATTTATTTTAAACATCGGGCCAGTTCTTTCATTTTTATTAGCTAACTGTTTTTTAATCTGCTCTGCGTTAATTACCATAGATCTAAATTTGTACATTTTAAATGTTTTACCATACTTTCCTACCCTCTCTTGCGAAAAAATTATAGGCCCTTCTGATTCGATTTTTACAAGCATTGCAACTACTACTAGTATTGGCATCAAAACTAGTAGTGCTATTAAAGAACAAACTATATCTGCAACTCTCTTTATAAACTCATATATCTTTCTATGTTGCATTCGTTCTTTTAACATTGGGTTTTGCACATTGGTCCCCCTTATTAACATTAATTCTTTATTTCATTCGATCCCTATATAAAATATACTATGACTTTTTTTTAGTTTTATTCCTGAAATAAATGTTTTAATTTAACTAATCAAATGATTTTTTTATTTAATAATGCGCTAATACTATTTAGCTAAAAAAGTGAAATTTAAATTTATTTTCTTTAATTTTTTGCCCGCAAAATATTATATTTTTATTTTTAAGTAACTTATTTGAACTTTCAATGAAAATTTTTTCACTTTCAGTATTTATTTTATTGGATAAATTAATTGCTTTTGATAATCCTGTCGTTCTATTTGTATTATTATGTGCATCTGAGCCAATAAAGTTATAAATTCCATTATTTAATAGTAATTCAGCTGCTAACTTTACTTTTCTTCCAAATAGTCCTTGTATACTCCCAGAATTTACTTGAAATAAACATCCATATTCAATGAATTTATTAATATATAAACGATTTTCTATAACAAAAAAATATCTTTCTGGATGTGCAATTATGGGTATAATCCCTCTAATTTTAAGTTCATATATTATATCAAATATGTAGTCATTAAATTCATTCATAGGACATTCAATGAGCATATATTTTGAATCATTAATAGTACCAATCTTACCTTCTAAATAATCATGTATTGTATGTTCATTTAAATACACTTCTTGTCCACTATAAATTTGTATTTTTAAATTCTTTTCCTCTATAAAATAATTTAATTTATTTATATAATCTTTTACTTCTGTAATTGGAGTTGTTCCATATCCAATATAATAATGTGGAGTTGCTACTATTTTTTCAATTCCATCATTAACTGCATTTTTTATCATTTCTAATGTTATATTTATGTTTTCTGCTCCATCATCTATTTTGGGTAATATATGAGAGTGAATATCTATCATATGTTTACTCATCCTCCTTATTCTATTTTTTATATTTCTATTAATTTTTTAATAATCTTATGATAAATATGCTTGAACAAATAAAAATAAGGTAAGCATTCACTAAAGATTTTTAGTAAATGCTTACCTTATTTTATTTATATTCATGCTTAATTTGTTTAAGCTAAATAAATTTCTCCTTTAAAGAACATTTTAGCCTTTCCAGATATTTTGACTTTGTTTATTGTATCCTCACACTTCAGTATACCGCCTCTT is a window encoding:
- a CDS encoding sugar transferase; translation: MLKERMQHRKIYEFIKRVADIVCSLIALLVLMPILVVVAMLVKIESEGPIIFSQERVGKYGKTFKMYKFRSMVINAEQIKKQLANKNERTGPMFKINNDPRITNVGRFIRRTSIDELPQLVNILKGEMSIVGPRPSLPNEVKEFEEWMLKRLNVKPGLTCYWQVAGRNDIEFEEWMKLDVKYVKERNIIIDVKLIFKTFFVLFGDKNAS
- a CDS encoding tyrosine-protein phosphatase — its product is MIDIHSHILPKIDDGAENINITLEMIKNAVNDGIEKIVATPHYYIGYGTTPITEVKDYINKLNYFIEEKNLKIQIYSGQEVYLNEHTIHDYLEGKIGTINDSKYMLIECPMNEFNDYIFDIIYELKIRGIIPIIAHPERYFFVIENRLYINKFIEYGCLFQVNSGSIQGLFGRKVKLAAELLLNNGIYNFIGSDAHNNTNRTTGLSKAINLSNKINTESEKIFIESSNKLLKNKNIIFCGQKIKENKFKFHFFS